A stretch of DNA from Sylvia atricapilla isolate bSylAtr1 chromosome 3, bSylAtr1.pri, whole genome shotgun sequence:
CGGGAGCAGAGCACTCCAGGCTTTGCACGGTGGTGAGCCAACAACCCAAATCCTTTACCTACAACACCAAGGAGACTCCAGGGCCCCGCGGTCCGGACTGGGTCACCCTGAGGAGCAACAACGCCTCGGAACAGAGTCGGGTCCTTCCTCGGCCGGTCCAGGCGGCCCCGGCTGGGCTCCTAAGAGACGCTGTAGTTATTGTAGTAGGTGGCCGTGGCGTCGGCCAGGACGGAGATGAGGCTGTTCTCGGAGCCGTGGGAGCTGCCGGATGCCGGGCCGTGCCCGCTGGCCAAAGCCCCGCCGTGGTGGTCGCCGTGGCCGGGGTTGTTGAGATACTGGTCGAACTCGTTGCGGTCCATCTCCCCCAACAGCTCCGCTTGGCTCAGCTGGTCCAAGGGGTCGAAGCCGTGGTGGTCAGGCGGCGGGGAGAGCTGGCCCAGGTGGGCATGGAGGTTGGGAGGGGGCAAGGAGGAGAAGACGGGTGTGTAGtagctgggaggaggaggaggaggaggaggaggaagggcagggcagctggaggCCGGGGGGATCATGCAGGTGGCCGGCTGTGGCATGGGGCTGAGCGGGTGGTGGCCGCACGGCAGCGAGCCGCCCGCGTACTCCGCGGAGAAGGTGGCGCCGGCGAGGTGGGAGCGGTGGTGCTCCTCGGGGCAGGGCGAGGAGAAGAAGCTCTGCTCGGGGTCTATGGCATCCAGAGGGGACATCTCCGGCGGGGTGGGCAGCCCGTAGGGGTAGGTGTCCACGCTggtgctgctgccgctgcccgGAGCCTCCCGGTATCCCCGCACGGCCGGCAGCCCCGGGCGGGGCGGGTACTCACCCGGGCCCTCTTTGTCCCCCCCGGCCCGGCTGCAGGTCCTCTTTTCCGGCACAGAGTTCTGATCCCGTGTcaggctgcccagcagaaaGCTGGGATCCACCCGCTTCCCGATGCGCTTGACCTGCTTCTTCCGACGGGGCCGGTACTTGTAGTTGGGATAATCTTGCATGTGCTTCACCCGCAGCCGCTCGGCCTCCTCCACGTAGGGACGCTTCTGCGACAGGCTCAGCGCCTTCCAGGACTTCCCTGAAACGGAGGAGACGCTCCCTTAGCACCCGCAGCCTCCCGAGGGAgcccaaaatcccacctggcACACGCAGAGGACACATCCCCAAAACCTCGCAGCGGGATGTGGCAGGAGCGGGTGGGAGAAGAAGGGGGGATGTCAGGCTGCTATAGGGTCTCTGATTCCCTTCATCCCAAGTCCCCACACAAAGTGGTTTTACGGTTGGTAAATAAATCCAGGCAGATGAACTCTTCCAgctccatgggctgggacagagagcctggctgtggagcagggacagccaaGGCTGGCTGAGCAAAGTGTCAGGACGTGGTGTCCTTTAAGgtgccccagcctgtgccctgccaggacTTGCACCAGGGCACAAGGAGACCTGGGCACTGTGACAGCAGGTCtggatggtggaaggtgtccctgcccatggcagggggatggatTAGATggttttaaggtctcttccaacccaaaccattacATAATTCTGTAATTAATTCTATGACCTTGCTCTTCCTTGTTTGACATAAAATGTCCCCAAAACACAGGACAGAAAAGTAGCATTGGGTAGAGGGGGGCTTATCCCACAGtgaggctgtcccaggctgctcctcagggTAAGGCAGAGAAATGAGGATATACATCAAAGCCTTTGATGCCTTCCCATGGCCTGAGACAGCAGAAATAACACTAATAAGCTGAGATGCTGCATGGCAAAGCAGTGaggagaaaacccaaaccaccaaaGAAAACACCACAGAAGTGTCCAGGGAAACACAAACTTTGGATGAGAGGTTGGGCAGCAAAGCTGTGTCGCAATTTGGGCAACTCTTTCTCAGGCTGTCTGGGCTGATAATTTTGGTTTGTCCTCCCGGTTTCACATCAAAATGGGGAttgggagaaagggagaaatagTAGACGGGGAGTGGGAAACAAATGTGTGCTCGAAATGGGTTGTGATCCCCCATAAGTGACAGCAGAAATACACAGACGCACACCCGAGCTTTGTAATACTGGGACAAAGTGGGACAGCAAAGACAGGCCAGGAAAATTTTGGGGTGTCTCCTTGCACAGCAAGGGCAGCACCCTCAGGGTTTGCAGCAGAGGGGGTGGCAGGATGCCTGTCCCCTGGGATTCAGGACACCATCAGACTTTGCACCCTGAGCAGTGGCTGCACACCCGGAGTGTGGGACAGTTTTGGGGTGAGCACCCTGTGGGTGCCCGGTGCTGCTGCCGAGGCGCAGAACTCCAGTAGGTTTTgccaccccagggtgctgcaCCCGGGCTAGCTTTGCACCCCCAATTAGGCCAGGTAGGTGTAGGGGTGTCCTCCTGCTGCGTGCCAGACCGGGTCCCCACCTGGGCAGGCTTGGCACCCCCAGGGATGGCCAATCCGGGGCGCTGGATCCGGATGGGATTTGCAGCCCGGAATGACCGGGTGAGTGCATGGTGCTCTCCCCAGGGCATTGGATCCCAACTGGATTTGCACCCCAGGAATGGCCGGAGGGTGCCTGCATCCCCACCCCATCGCACTGAACCGCACGAGGTTTTCACTCCAGGGACCGCAGGTGGGTGCCCAGGGACCCAGCCCGGAGCGCTGGATCCGAGCAGGGTGTGCATCCCATGCCCGGGTGGGTGCGTGGGTGCCTCCCCCGGGCCACTGGATCCCGGCAGGATTTGCACCCCCGGCAATACCCTGGTGGACCCACGGGTACCGAATCCGGACAAGGTTTGCACCCGCAGGGATCTCCGGTGGGTGCCCCTGGGCACTGAATCCCCACAGGATTTGCACCTGGATGGGTGAGTGGGTGCCCGGCTGCTCACCCAGGGGATGCCCGGGTGGGTCCCCGACCTCGCCCCGCTCCTCGCCTCCCCCCAACCCCGCGCCCACCGCGCTCCTCACCGAGCATCTTGCTGAGCTCCGCGTTGTGCAGGTCGGGGTTCTGCACCGCCAGCCGCTTCCTCTCGTCCTTCGCCCACACCATGAACGCGTTCATCGGCCGGCGGATGCGGCTCTCGGAGCCCTTCTCGCCCTGCGACGCTCGggggggtggccctggggacagcccctcGCCCGTGTCCCCCTCCAGCCGCTCCGGCCAGGGGAATGTGCTGAGCAGCGCAGCCATGGCCCCCcggcccccccgccccgccgcgctgcCCTCGGGGTCCCCGCGCAGTCCCAGCCTCCTGCCCGGCCTCTCCCGTATTTATGAGCTCCTTGGAAAAAGCCTCCTCCAATGACACCGAAGGGACTCGCTGCTCCTCCTTGTTTGCAAACTCCTCAGCCCCGGCCGGGATGGTGCTGGGAGAAAACTTCTCCCCACCCTCTGCGCGGCACCCCCCGGGGAAGCAGCGCCCCCGAcacctccctttctccttcccactcCCCCCGCTCCCCCtcttttattgttatttttcctgACTTTGCCCGCTGCAAGGGAGCgaggagagagctggagatgtCCCGCCCCCAAACAGCCCCGCTGCCCCCCTGCACCTCAGAGACCTTCAAACTCTAAAGGTTGTGGGGTAACacagagacaggagaaaaaggcacTGAAAgcttggaaaggaaaggaaaatggcacGGAAAGGAAGATCCCACTGGGGTGAAAAGGGCCCTTCCCCAGGAACCCTCTTTGCCAAGGGAAATCAAGGCACGgatcccacaggcagggacaccttttcCCCACTTCTGCTTTAACCACCAGCCCGGGCTGTGCTTTGCCCACCTCATGTGGGTTTTCACCCCACAGTTCCAGGTCACCTCGTATGGGATGGAAACTGGGACATGACCAACCTGCTGGCGGGCGCTTGTCCAGCCTGGTCGAGCCCCTAGTGGAAGTTTTAGGGGAAAATaagacagggatggggctgggcaCAAAGCTCAAAGGGGTTGAAATGCCCCTAGTCGGTCCCCACTGTCCATCCCTGGACACTGGGAGACAAAGGgtcttttccttgctgctgctttttatggagctctgccccatccctaaAAAGGCTGAATGGGATGGAAGTCCCAAAGCCACACCATGGTGCTCCCCACTGACCCCAGCTGGGTGTCCCCAAAGGTGGGAAAGTCAtcccagcagcattcctctCACTAGGACAAAGGATCTCCAGGAAGGTGATGGCACCAAAAATCCCCAGCTGGCCGCCCTTTCCCGGCTCATCCCTGCAACCCGCCCTGGGGAATGGCTTTGATGGCTGGATCCCTTTATGATTTTGACCCTCGGACACGGGGCTGCAGCGGCTCTGGTGACTGACGGTGGTTTTCCCCTCCGCGCTGCCCGAACAGCAGCGGGACGGGCGCAGGATGGGCGGGCGTTCCCTGGGGCCGGCCGAGGCTGCCCCATCTGACCCCAAGCCAGGGGGGAAAACCCCGGCGCTGATCCCAGGCCGGGGAGTTCGAGCGGGTTTCCACGTGCCTGGGTGTTCCTATTGACTCTTGTCAGATTAGGAGTGATGGAGAGAGCTCATGTAAATGTGAGCCGGGCAGGATCCGCCTGGGCTTCCTggtctctcctcttccctctgcacagGAGCGAGGTGGCTCTGGTTTCTTGTGGATTGCAGCGATTTTGGGGTCAGGAGAGCTGGAACCTGCCAACTTCGCTAGCGGCACAAGCAGCAACTGCCCTCCCCGAGCTTTTCCTCAGGACTGGACTAAAGCCTGCGGAAGAAACAACATTTTCCAAAGGAACTGATTAAATCTATTAAGCTCTTTACAAGTGGGCTCCATCAGAGCTGCGTTATCTGGGAATACAACAGGAAGGCAACTTCTCTTAAATCTAAAAGGCGCAGGAGATTTCCTGGTCTCGGGACAGATTTATAAACCCTttccacacacacagacacacacacagacacacaaggAGGAGCTGCCTTTTATCTGGGGTTTGGAGCCGGGCAcgctcctggggacagccctggggacagcttgttctgtcccagcagctccagatcTCTCCCAAAGTACCGTCTCACGCCTTCAAGTGccgggatggggcagggagggaggatgCCAAACtctcccaccctgccctgcacaggtCTCCCCGGGTGCAttctgcaggctggagctgctgcagaggttgGCAGTGAGAATTTGAAACATCCTTAGTTTTGTTTGGTTCCGTGTAGGAAGTGTCCTGAGAAAGAGGCTGCCCGGGGTTgcaaggttttattttgaaaagggTGGTACTTCGGGTATGGTGAATATGTTGGCTCACTGCTATTTTTTAACTCTCAGGATGCTCAGGACCTGGATATCAAGAGTATAAAAACACCTCTGTCAATGCTCCAGAGGCCAGGAATTTTTAGTAGTAGCTAGGCAGCAGAATTTCCcttcctgggaaaaggaaagagatggaTGAATTCCACTTGATCCCTTTTACAGGGCTGCTTCCACCTTGCCATGTGTTTCCACGTTTTGCAGGATGGATGGAAAGGTTTGGGAGAGGAGAAAACCCTGAGCGAGGACAGAACCTGCACccacctcctgcctctgctgccgAAGCCTGGAAGCTCTCGGAGCACCTCTCTGGGTGTTCCTCATCCTCATTATTCCCTCCACATCCTGGGAGTAACATTTGACCTCCCGGAGGTATCGCAGGGGTCAACTCGTGGCTTTTCAGAACCTCCTGGGACACAATCTGGGGGCTCCTGTGTGGTTACAGCACAAAGAAATCCAGCAGAATATTCCTCGTTTGGATTTCCTCTCTTCCCACGGCCCCCACGCAGAATTTTAAGTGCAAACAGTGCTACTATTATTAATAaccacttttctttctttttttttttttttttctttttttttttttttttccccttctcctgcagcacctggcatTCTGATGGCATTAGTAAGGAGGGTTTCATTCTGCACCCTGCCTAAAATGCTGGTCAAACCTGTCCTGTCGGAAGCTCCCGCGTTACATAAAGAGAGGCTGGGGCCATGTGAAAATGCCACCTCTTAACTGCCACCAGATCGGGGTAATTAGTCTGGAAAAACCTCGGGATtaccttttttgtgtgtgtgtgtgtgtgtgtgtgtgctcaccTTCCCCGCTCTGCAGCGAGGCTTCACCTGTATCTGGGGCACAGGAAGCGAGCAGAGCTCTCCCAGGGCTTTGGGAACAGGGAAATTACGGCGAAAAGCCGCGAGCGAAAATAGACGGAGCAGACAAAGGGGGGAAGAAAGCTTTGTTCTCCCCCATTTTCACGGATGGGGAACGGTGGCAACAACTCCCAGTGGGCCAGGCAGAAAATGAGTGGCTGAACCCTGCATGGATTGGCCatatctttaaaatatcctttttttttttttttttttttttttttttttttttttggaggggagtGGATCCGACATCTGGAATTTTACTCCTGCAAAGGGAGGGTTTATTTTCACCCCCTCCCCACTTCGCACCCCACCAACCTTCAGGGACATTAAAATCTGTGAGAAAGTGCAAATCCTAAATTAGCTCAATATTCACATGTTCCTTAATTATTGATGAAACTCTCGCCTCCCAAGGGAAGTTTTTGCAGAGAGAGCTGGGCGCTCCCAGCAGAAGATTCCCTCAAG
This window harbors:
- the SOX7 gene encoding transcription factor SOX-7 codes for the protein MAALLSTFPWPERLEGDTGEGLSPGPPPRASQGEKGSESRIRRPMNAFMVWAKDERKRLAVQNPDLHNAELSKMLGKSWKALSLSQKRPYVEEAERLRVKHMQDYPNYKYRPRRKKQVKRIGKRVDPSFLLGSLTRDQNSVPEKRTCSRAGGDKEGPGEYPPRPGLPAVRGYREAPGSGSSTSVDTYPYGLPTPPEMSPLDAIDPEQSFFSSPCPEEHHRSHLAGATFSAEYAGGSLPCGHHPLSPMPQPATCMIPPASSCPALPPPPPPPPPSYYTPVFSSLPPPNLHAHLGQLSPPPDHHGFDPLDQLSQAELLGEMDRNEFDQYLNNPGHGDHHGGALASGHGPASGSSHGSENSLISVLADATATYYNNYSVS